The Phaseolus vulgaris cultivar G19833 chromosome 5, P. vulgaris v2.0, whole genome shotgun sequence genomic interval GtgattaattaagtttttaaattgtgataattaagtttttaaattgtgataatTAAGATTCAGCTTCGTCACGAACTTACCTTGTTATTGAGTTGGCATTGAGTGGTCGTCATTGAGCTGGCATTGAGTGAGTGAACCTTGTGCCATCACGAACGAAGACTCTAAGTCGAAGCCGAAACCTTGTGCCAACAGAAACCCTAAGCTGTTCGCTACGAAGCAGGAGTGGCATTGTGCGAGTAGTAATGTAAGCTGTTCGTTCTTCAAATTCAACGACAATGACGTTGTCGGAGGcaaaatgatgtgaagagagagGTTTAAGTTTTCTTCCTTCCATTTTCGCATCTGTTCGTTCTTCATTGTGCTCTGTTTTGCTTCTCTGTTGAATTTCTTGCATTTTAGGTTCTCTGTTGGATTTCCTGCATTTTAGGTTATCTGTTGGATATTTTCTGTATTGTTTGTTCTCTGTTGGATTTCCTGGCTTTTAGGTTCTCTGGTGGATTTCCTGCATTTAGGTTCTCTGTTGAATTTTCTGCATTTTCTGCATTTTAGGTTCTCTGTTGGATTTCCTAGTTTTAATTTTAGGTTCAGCACATTGCTTTCTTCTTTTACCATTTCTTGAATCTTTAGTTTGGCAATTTCACAATTTGACTAATAAAATCCTTGTTTCAAAATTCCATAAATTCCTATATTGTTACAGTTAAGTGAAGGATTCTTGGACTATAGTTAAGGAAAAGAACTTTTAGTTTATAACTTACTAAAGCATTTGTATCAAACTAAAAGGACACAGACAACCTAAGTGGCTTATAATATTGCAGAATAGTTTCCCAGTAACATCATTCAGTTTGGTTAAAGTCCAACTAGTAGCTCAGCTTCTCTGTTTTTAAAATGGAGACTAGTCAACTTGATTAGTGCATAAATCAACAAGaaaaggaacaagatggattTTAGGAAAATTACAAGAAACATGATGAGAAACAATAACCTCTGCACTCAAAAtaattctttgttttctttctttagtATTTCATGGACTCAgattttaggatttatttactttttcgagtgtatttctttttaattataattgtagCTTGGACTTGTTAATTGGACCTCAATTGAACACATTCAATCAAGGTGAATAGTATAAGCTAATCAATTGTGAATATTCAAATTTATCAGAATTTAATCAGTTGGTTGGTATTTGTTATTTTGCAATTGGTGCTGCAAAGGTATAAACTTAGTAGAAATGCATAAGAGGAAAATTTACATGCCCATTATATTCTGTGGACTTAGTAGAAATTTCCTTTTTTCCCAATCAATTGTTTAAAGATTAATCTATACTTACTATTGTATCTGCTTTTCATACCAAAACAATTATGGATGATGTGCATCAAGTATTGTGTTTTTTAAAGGCAAAGAGACAATAAGATCACTAAAATTGATAATCATACAGTGTTGTAGCTAAGTTGTAATTTCTTAGTAGCAGAGAAACTGTATCAACTTTCTTGTTATTAAAAAtgagagagaatgaaaaaaCAAGAGCACTGTATGAGCATGCCCATAAATAAGGTAGTAGTCATTTTGCAGCTTATGAAAAATccatctattcctagcactttTGTCTGTTGAATGTTATCATATTGTAATGTGAAAACTCAGATACccaataattttgaattttgaattccTTAACAAGTAGACATATATATTAAGtattataatagttttttataagAGAATTAAGAACCATAATTAAGTATtatgatagttttttttttataattttgattaggAAAATTTATTGTATCTAATTATTGAAATTATCAACGTAAATGACAACACATATATTAGTTCCAACATAAATGACAGATTCTTGCATATATTAGTctaataatagttttttatattgattGATGAGCATTAGGAAGGCATTAATTTGGAATCAAATTTTTGAACACCCATCATAATCTCCAAATCAAAGACTAATGTAACTAGCTCAATTCACATTCTACTATGCTAATTTCAGCCTTTCATTTTGCATATAATATCTTATACTCTTCTATAATCTCTCCCATcccattaataatttattgtttattatgtGATTGTTGTTCCATATATTCTGTCTAATAAATTCCTATTCAtcccattttattttttatagattataatttttaagtttaGTAAGTCTACTCTTATCTTCAACAATCGTAgctattgttattttatttttacttcaatagattataatttttaagtcTAGTAagattacttttaatttttacttcaataattatatatatgtatatttttaatcCCATAAACTACGTACTAAAATATTGTACTACTCCTAAAaggataaaatttattttaatgttattttaataaaaataaattttatttatagtttacACGTTTGAAAGGCAGAACCACTTCCCTTTATAAAAGGAAGATAGAGGGAAGAAGAATACCCTCCAggtttatcttttattttctatatttaatatGCCCTTTTTATTCTGAtggattttattttctatatttaatatCCCTTTTTATTTCTTCCCTTTTAGGTGAATTTGGCTGATGAACTGAAGTTGTATGAAGATTTATTTGATAGCACCGAAGTTTCAAACCTTATTTCATAGGTGAATGATATAAGAATTTCTGGAAAAAAGTGACACTTACAAGGTAAATTACTTGATTGTTACTATTTCCTTGTTTCCTTTTTTAATAGGACTTTATTGATAGCAAATAGTTGTGACAATTTGCACAACAGGTCCTTTGTCCATATTCTTGAAGTTGGAAGTTTCAGTAAGAAAATGTGATTGACTTGTATATATTTTGTCTTTGGCTCATTTAAATAGTTGAATAGTCTATTGTTATCAATATTCTAGCTCAAAGTGTCTGGTTGGACTTAACAATATTTAAGTTTAAgttattgtattttaatattttttagttagtATCATTTTAATTAGGATTCAAAATGTGAGATGATTGGAAATCACTTTTACGTTACGAAAtagacatatatatatatatatatatatataaagtattaaaatagtttttatataagagaattaagaattataattttaaattgcaGATTTATCTCCTATGTGTCCTATGTGTCAGCTGCATATTTTGTAATTACAATCCcaatttatacaatatttcttgcatataatttgtgtacataattaatagttaattcTTAGGCAACTAATTAGAAGAAGAATTTCTTAgcatataatttgtttatattttacattaaagGTGATGGAGAAAGAGTGGGCAAAATTTCCAAGGTTTAGCAGAGAATATATAGATGGTCTTGagtcatttttagattttgctTACACTAGAGGAAGACCTCAAGGACGTGAGATTTTATGTCCATGCGCTGATTGTAGAAACTGTGTTTGGGCAAGAAGACATGTGGTTTATGATCATTTAATAGCCACAGGCTTTCTAAAAGGATATAAGGTTTGGATTCACCATGGAGAAGAAATATCTTCGACTACAAAAAGTGATGATGACATGATAGATAATGAAGATTCACAAGATGATATTTATGGCTTATTGTATAACACACATAGAAATGTGGTAGAAGCAAAAGGAGGCAAAGAGGGTCCTAATGATGAAGCTAGAAAGTTCTACCATTTGATTAATGATGCAAATCAAGAACTCTACCCTGGGAGTAAAAACTTCTCCACTTTATCTTTCATCATTCGACTGTATTTATTGAAATGTCTTTATGGTTGGAGCAATTCTTCATTCACTGATCTCCTACAATTACTAAAAGAGGTTATGCCTAGTTTGAATATTCCTGATTCTTTTAACAAAACAAAGACTATGATTGGTGATCTAGGCCTTGATTATAAAAAGATTCATGCGTGTCCGAAAGATTGTATGTTATTTTGGCAAGAGAATGAGGGTCTAGATGTTTGTAGTATATGTAAATCTTCACGATGGAAGGAATTTCCAAATGCCAATTCTGAGGTTGAACAACCAAAATATGAGCATAAAGTTCCTGCCAAAGTATTGCGACACTTTCCATTGATTCCTAGACTTCAAAGACTATTTATGTGTTCAAAGACTGCTGAGTCCATGAGATGGCATGAAGAAGAACGATCGAAGGATGGGAAAATGAGACACCCCGCTGATGGTGAAGCTTGGAAGAAATTTGATAGTCTTCATGAAGATTTTTCTACTGATTCGCGCAATGTAAGACTTGGTCTGGCTAGTGATGGCTTTAATCCATTTAGGACCATGAGCATATCACATAGCACGTGGCCTGTGATGATGGTGGTGTACAACTTTCCACCTTGGTTGTGCATTACTTACTACCAGTGGCAATAAGAAGCATTATGCCTGATACCGTGGCTGATCCTCTAATTCGATTTGGGTCATTCTTTCACTCTATATGTCAAAAGGTTATACAAGTGCAAGATATGGATTACTTGGAAGCAGAAGTAGTACAAATACTTTGTCAATTAGAGATGATTTTTCCACCTAGTTTTTTTGACATAATGCTTCACTTACCTATTCATTTGCCGAATGAAGTGAGATTAGGTGGCCCCGTTCAATTTCGATGGATGTACCCCATTGAAAGATATTTGGACCAGGTATAGACATATAATTTGCATTCAATttgtatttatctttttttatttataaacttgataatattttaaaaagtttgtacATTTTGTTTAATTGTTTCAGGATGAACGTCAAGATAATACTAATACTGGACATGAGAAAGATTTTTTATGATTGAAGAAATGTAGAAATTTTGAGAGATTTCCTAACTCTAATTAGTTGTAATGATTACAACTTCTACTATTTTGGTATACCATGGAAAATGCAACTTGcacatttgaaatattttggtATACAATGAAATTACATTTTAAAGTAGTTTGAAAATGTTTCATATTGcgtcattttataaattacatGCTACTCTACCATATCTTATGCACAATCAACCATTGTATGTCTCTATGGAGGAATTTTTGTGAATTATATCACTTGTTCAGACTAAATGTTTTTACGTATTTCTGGTTTCTCGAATGTGAGTATATGTGTAGATGTGAAAGACGAAACAGTTATATAGAATTCTGGAGGTTATTTCAGAAGGAGAGGATAATGTGTAGGTGTGCTTTTAACTAGTTATGTTTGTGGTGTAGTTTTAGCCTAATGATACTGAAGATAGAAGAAAGCACCCTATAAAGTCTTCCCATCCAATCCTTATTTATAGAACAGAACGCGTATTTTGACTATCATGTCAAGGagtgatttaatattttttcttgcaGTAAAAAGTTTTGTGTTTGAGTAAACAAATTTATGTGAGTTTATTCATGTAGAGGTTGGACGCATTGGCATAGGCATCTGTTATGACATTCGGTTTCCAGAACTAGCAATGGTATATGCTGCTAGAGGTTTGTCTTTTCCGTATTTAATATATTTGGAAACAATTAATCTCTCTCTAGTTTTGATTGGTTGCCTATGATTTGATTTCTCCAAATTGTTTTTATCCATGCCTCCTAAGTGTCATGCTATTAGCATCATATAGTaccaattttgatatttttgggGATGGATAGGAGAGATTGGTTCACATGCATTAGGCAACACTACAGGTGTATTTCTTATTTCAAGGATATACTAAAAGAAATTTCAAATCCATAGTTCTTGGTATGGAATTTCATTCCCTTTATTATGTTATCTgtcaatttttccttttttttatacacTTTCAAGGATCAATTGAGATTAATTGTCAAGTTGTGTTGATTTGATAACAGATGAACAAaactattgttattattttcttgTTCTAAGATTTGGCAAACTTACAGTATCAGTTAGCTTTTGACTTCAGGTGCTCACTTACTCTGCTATCCCAAGGCATTTAACATGATAACTGGACCATTACATTGGGAGTTATTACAGAGGGCAAGGTAATGGATACAACAAAGTGAAACATTTAGCAACCTGGAACACTTGTTTTAGTTGTGTTTCAGTTAAAATTTATAACCCTACCTAGTCTTGTAAGTTTCCCTTAATTTGTTCGTGTCccctaatatatttttatctgtaaacatgacaatattttaaattaataccttttgatttttattcatttttagtCGTTGAAAATTATAAAACCACATGCCTTTTTGTCTCAAGTGAGGAATTAAAGACACACtcttttttgttaaatttaggactaatcattaattaaatttaactagGGACTAAATTGAAAAACGTCAACtttcaaatatagaaaacacACTGAAGCCAATAACGTGTTACTGTCTGTAAACAAACTCAATAAACTTGAAACTTAACTGGGGTTTTTAACTAATTATTACATCCACTAAATTGGAGGATAGTTTTCTGAaccatatttataattaataataggCATTTGTAGACaaatataatattgtttgtAGAAAACAAGAAACTGCTGATCATAATTAAAGTTAGAATATATATTTGGGTTACCTTTTTCTGTGTtctactcttttttttcttttcatttttttcttttgattcgTATCTTTGGCATGGaaaaccattttttattttaacttttattttagtatGATTGTGTACATTGGAGATATAAgatgattattttttcttaattaaagcAAAGATGGAGCATAAGCAGTAGTCACACCAATTCAATAGTGGATTTCCACttgtactatttttttttacatttttttattcccTTCTTCATTGTTTCACTTCCTTTGACCACtgagttatttttaatttgaagcAAATGCTTCTTGTAATTTCTTGGGCATATTTTAGAAAAAGGCCTTTGGTCAGTAGTTTAATAAGTTTAATGTAgtgattattttgtttttttgtctacttgatatttttttcttgtttctttaTTCAGGATGAAGTTGAAGATCATACGGAGAAGAGAATTCACAAAATGTAGAAATAAATCAAACACTTTTGTTTGATATAAgttgtaatttcttttaattttaaaagtgtaCTAGACGACgttaaatcatattttttaatgttttcatCTATCTAATTATGTTTTCAGATATACATTATATGTTAGTtgcatatttaattatatttctaaatattataaattttatttgttatcaaTTGTCTTCAAtagattaattaatttattttgtaaaaattaaataaatagtttgacttattatatttttactttaaaataataaatacattagTGACTTAATGCATTCACAGTTTAttcagaaatattttaaataattttaccaTAATTATTTAAACGCAATTGTTCCattcaaataaatattcattcaaataaatattgtttaaacaAAATTGCAACATTTAAAAAAGTGTTGTCTAAACATTATCAAGAAAAACGTTGCCTAAATATTCTCTCCAAAAAACATATAGTACATTTAAATAAGTGTTGTCTTTACGAATGACAACATTTTACAAAACGTTGCCTAAACAATAGACAACATTGAAAATGTGTTGCCTAAACATTAGGAGAAAAAACGTTGCCTAAAAGTTATCCCAAAAAACGTTGCCTATTCTACCAATATAAGGCAACGGCTGCAAAAAAGTGTTGCCTAAACCTAAGCCCACGGCTGCATATTCCACGATTGGAAAAGCGTTGTCAAAGCGTTGCCTAAAGTTAAGACAACGCTTTTCCTACTTTAGGCAACGCTTTTTAGGTGTTGTCTAAGGTAAAAAATGGTGTAGTGAATATTTTCTTTTGATATTTCCTCCTAATCCTGTAATGTTCATGCTAATTAATTTCATCATCAGAAACACTGCACTCCTTCCTATTACACCTTGTCTTACCACTATCTCTGTTTTC includes:
- the LOC137834389 gene encoding uncharacterized protein is translated as MEKEWAKFPRFSREYIDGLESFLDFAYTRGRPQGREILCPCADCRNCVWARRHVVYDHLIATGFLKGYKVWIHHGEEISSTTKSDDDMIDNEDSQDDIYGLLYNTHRNVVEAKGGKEGPNDEARKFYHLINDANQELYPGSKNFSTLSFIIRLYLLKCLYGWSNSSFTDLLQLLKEVMPSLNIPDSFNKTKTMIGDLGLDYKKIHACPKDCMLFWQENEGLDVCSICKSSRWKEFPNANSEVEQPKYEHKVPAKVLRHFPLIPRLQRLFMCSKTAESMRWHEEERSKDGKMRHPADGEAWKKFDSLHEDFSTDSRNVRLGLASDGFNPFRTMSISHSTWPVMMVVYNFPPWLCITYYQWQ